In Sutterella faecalis, a genomic segment contains:
- a CDS encoding aryl-sulfate sulfotransferase — protein MKHSLLMLALGAAVFSSATLPAHAMGAVGGPVVRYASIQGQLGEVIVNPYKVAPLTAVIKNGGYDLESATVTIVPKENGQTITYNVPKKQLLTHGGIPVFGLYADYRNEVKVSYVRDFNGKKETINESYFIYCSPVSWINQGTNYESPEDFTAIVKKVDPAFSDRLYLISNIGDETGLNNRAVWNNPMGGALTWNFVPQIAVFDTKGEIRWYLDPRTIWDPESIYSAGVMMGFRQNDDGALTWGFGQKYVKYDIIGREIWNRRLPASYNDYSHSMDPAQNGHYFLRVASADHRRPDNKRIRTVRDVIAEVDEDGVVVDEFKLWDILDPYRSDVIRALDQGAVCLNIDASKAGHTLSAEELAQQDKTDNFGDIAGTGAGRNWAHVNSVDYDPSDDSIIISSRHQSAIIKIGRDKKVKWILSAPKGWRAPWKDALLTPVDKNGKPIKCTDVSCEGGFDWTWTQHTAFRIDSKSDKDVIYVSAFDNGDARGMEQPALPSMKYSRAVVYKIDQKKMTVEQVWEYGKERGHEWFSPVTSLTEYNPDKNSILAYSATAGASFDLQSGAFTSSPNPWLEEFKWGETEPAVEIQFKNTSGYQAMVLDVNKAFGNPQ, from the coding sequence ATGAAGCACTCTCTCCTCATGCTCGCGCTCGGCGCAGCCGTCTTCTCCTCTGCAACGCTGCCTGCCCACGCGATGGGCGCCGTCGGCGGCCCGGTCGTTCGCTACGCCTCCATTCAGGGGCAGCTCGGCGAAGTCATCGTGAATCCCTACAAGGTGGCGCCGCTCACGGCCGTCATTAAGAACGGCGGATACGATCTTGAGTCCGCCACCGTCACGATCGTCCCGAAGGAAAACGGCCAGACGATCACTTACAACGTTCCGAAGAAGCAGCTCCTCACGCACGGCGGCATTCCCGTCTTCGGCCTCTATGCGGATTACAGGAACGAAGTGAAGGTGTCCTACGTCCGCGACTTCAACGGCAAAAAGGAAACCATCAACGAGTCCTACTTCATCTACTGCTCGCCCGTTTCCTGGATCAATCAGGGTACGAACTATGAGTCGCCCGAAGACTTCACGGCCATTGTGAAGAAGGTCGACCCGGCGTTCTCGGACCGCCTCTATCTCATCAGCAATATTGGCGACGAAACCGGCCTCAACAACCGCGCCGTGTGGAACAACCCGATGGGCGGCGCCCTCACATGGAATTTCGTGCCGCAGATCGCCGTCTTCGACACCAAGGGCGAAATCCGCTGGTACCTCGACCCGCGCACGATCTGGGATCCGGAATCCATTTATTCCGCGGGCGTCATGATGGGCTTCCGCCAGAACGATGACGGCGCGCTCACCTGGGGCTTCGGTCAGAAGTACGTGAAGTACGACATCATCGGCCGCGAAATCTGGAATCGCCGCCTTCCCGCTTCCTACAACGACTACTCGCACTCGATGGATCCGGCCCAGAACGGCCACTATTTCCTGAGAGTGGCTTCGGCCGACCACCGGCGTCCGGACAACAAGCGCATCCGCACGGTTCGCGACGTGATTGCCGAGGTGGATGAGGACGGCGTCGTCGTGGACGAATTCAAGCTCTGGGACATCCTCGACCCGTACCGTTCCGACGTCATCCGCGCACTTGACCAGGGCGCCGTCTGCCTCAACATCGACGCTTCTAAGGCGGGACACACGCTTTCGGCCGAGGAACTCGCCCAACAGGACAAGACGGACAACTTCGGCGACATCGCAGGCACCGGCGCCGGCCGCAACTGGGCGCATGTGAATTCGGTCGACTACGATCCGAGCGACGATTCGATCATCATTTCCTCGCGTCATCAGTCGGCCATCATCAAGATCGGCCGCGACAAGAAGGTGAAGTGGATTCTCTCGGCGCCGAAGGGGTGGCGCGCTCCGTGGAAGGATGCGCTTTTGACGCCGGTCGACAAGAATGGAAAGCCCATCAAGTGCACCGACGTTTCCTGCGAAGGCGGATTCGACTGGACGTGGACGCAGCACACGGCCTTCCGCATCGACTCGAAGTCCGACAAGGACGTGATCTACGTGTCCGCCTTCGATAACGGCGACGCCCGCGGCATGGAGCAGCCGGCACTCCCCTCAATGAAGTATTCCCGCGCTGTGGTCTACAAGATTGACCAGAAGAAGATGACGGTCGAACAGGTTTGGGAGTACGGCAAGGAACGCGGCCACGAATGGTTCAGCCCCGTCACGTCGCTTACCGAATACAACCCGGACAAGAACTCGATCCTTGCTTATTCGGCCACTGCCGGCGCGTCTTTCGACCTCCAGTCGGGCGCCTTCACGAGCAGCCCGAATCCGTGGCTCGAGGAATTCAAGTGGGGAGAGACGGAGCCTGCGGTTGAAATCCAGTTCAAGAACACCTCGGGCTACCAGGCGATGGTGCTCGACGTGAACAAGGCTTTCGGGAATCCCCAATAA
- the rarD gene encoding EamA family transporter RarD, which produces MPEVSLCRRSGGFLFFPDPQPSSALSPRSRTMFYGIFCTFAAYILWGLFPFYFHALANIGAMEILAHRVVWSLLFIALVILVMRRTAWLKDALTSPRILLIFTASALLVGANWGTYVYAIVTDRTIEASLGYFINPLVSILLSAVFLREKLRAAQKIAVGLAAAGVLWISWVKGVPPFLGLALAFTFGVYGLIRKIAPLGSIEGLTLESLILTPIALLWLGYLGSTGELAFADASGTTQLLLIAAGPITAIPLLLFASGVRSIPYSTSAIIQYVSPSMVFLIGVFAFNEPFTLEMLIGFLFIWSAVALFLGETVLMQRRLRLEARKKADEV; this is translated from the coding sequence ATGCCCGAAGTCTCTCTTTGCCGGCGCTCCGGAGGCTTCCTTTTTTTCCCCGATCCTCAACCTTCAAGCGCGCTTTCCCCGCGCTCCCGCACCATGTTCTACGGGATCTTCTGCACCTTTGCCGCCTATATTCTCTGGGGGCTTTTTCCCTTCTACTTCCATGCTCTCGCGAATATCGGCGCCATGGAGATCCTCGCGCACCGCGTCGTCTGGTCGCTCCTCTTCATCGCCCTCGTGATTCTCGTCATGCGCAGGACCGCGTGGCTTAAGGACGCGCTTACGAGTCCGAGGATCCTCCTCATCTTCACGGCTTCGGCGCTCCTCGTGGGCGCGAACTGGGGCACTTACGTCTACGCCATCGTGACGGACCGCACGATCGAGGCTTCGCTCGGGTACTTCATTAATCCGCTCGTTTCCATTCTGCTTTCAGCCGTATTTTTGAGAGAAAAGCTGCGTGCTGCGCAGAAGATCGCCGTGGGCCTCGCCGCCGCGGGCGTTCTCTGGATCTCGTGGGTAAAGGGCGTGCCGCCCTTCCTCGGGCTTGCGCTTGCCTTCACGTTCGGGGTCTATGGGCTGATCCGCAAGATTGCGCCTCTCGGAAGCATTGAGGGGCTGACGCTTGAGAGCCTCATCCTCACGCCAATTGCGCTTCTCTGGCTCGGCTACCTCGGAAGCACCGGGGAGCTCGCTTTCGCAGACGCTTCCGGCACGACGCAGCTCCTTCTCATTGCGGCCGGTCCCATTACGGCGATTCCGCTTCTGCTCTTTGCTTCGGGCGTTCGAAGCATTCCGTATTCGACGTCCGCCATCATTCAGTACGTGAGTCCCTCGATGGTCTTTCTGATCGGCGTCTTCGCCTTCAACGAGCCCTTTACGCTCGAGATGCTGATCGGGTTCCTCTTCATCTGGTCGGCCGTGGCGCTCTTCCTCGGGGAAACCGTGCTGATGCAGCGGCGGCTGCGCCTTGAGGCGAGAAAGAAGGCCGACGAGGTTTAA
- a CDS encoding M20 metallopeptidase family protein has translation MQYVLKDKVFPEIGAWADELAEIRRDIHAHPELGFETKRTVALLKEKLRAWGVTELDDTTVPGALIAVVDGARPGPAVALRGDIDALPMPDNSENAWKSQTELRCHACGHDGHATWLLGALRYLQEKKNEFAGRVVGVFQPAEEIGKGARAVEESGILDKLGVREIYGCHDEPTIRKGAFGLCAGPAQASTDFFYISVKGRGVHAARPHLGIDPIPAVGLLISGLQTIVSRKVMPIQPAVLSISSVNGGRFNAPNVIPTEVTLSGTVRTFSEDVRNQIEHEMKVMVETIAASESCTGELRYDRLVPALINPPETMAHVRDFIVRHFGADAAEPMDMTMGGEDFAEFLFKRPGAMIRVGIRDDAHEASLHHPTFDFNDEVIPLASTYLAGIALERLKALAA, from the coding sequence ATGCAGTACGTTCTCAAGGACAAGGTTTTTCCGGAGATCGGCGCCTGGGCCGATGAGCTCGCGGAGATTCGCCGCGACATTCATGCGCATCCGGAGCTCGGGTTTGAAACGAAGCGCACGGTGGCGCTTCTGAAGGAAAAGCTCCGCGCCTGGGGCGTGACGGAGCTTGACGACACGACGGTTCCCGGTGCCTTGATCGCCGTGGTGGACGGCGCCCGTCCGGGTCCGGCCGTGGCGCTTCGCGGCGACATCGACGCGCTCCCGATGCCCGACAATTCGGAAAATGCCTGGAAGAGTCAGACGGAACTTCGCTGCCACGCCTGCGGGCATGACGGCCATGCGACGTGGCTCCTCGGGGCGTTGCGCTATCTTCAGGAAAAGAAGAACGAATTCGCCGGCCGCGTGGTGGGCGTTTTCCAGCCGGCAGAGGAAATCGGCAAGGGTGCGCGTGCGGTGGAAGAATCCGGGATTCTCGACAAGCTCGGCGTGCGCGAAATCTACGGCTGCCACGATGAACCCACGATCCGGAAGGGCGCCTTCGGCCTTTGCGCGGGTCCAGCTCAGGCTTCGACCGACTTCTTCTACATTTCCGTGAAGGGCCGGGGCGTTCATGCGGCGCGCCCGCATCTCGGCATCGACCCGATTCCTGCGGTGGGGCTCCTCATTTCCGGTCTTCAGACGATCGTTTCGCGCAAGGTGATGCCCATTCAGCCTGCGGTCCTCTCGATTTCGTCCGTGAACGGCGGGCGCTTTAACGCGCCCAACGTCATTCCGACGGAAGTGACGCTTTCGGGGACGGTCCGCACCTTCAGCGAAGACGTGCGCAACCAGATCGAGCACGAGATGAAGGTGATGGTCGAGACGATTGCCGCGTCGGAGAGCTGCACGGGCGAACTGCGCTACGACCGTCTGGTTCCGGCCCTCATCAATCCGCCTGAGACCATGGCCCATGTGCGCGACTTCATCGTCCGTCATTTCGGCGCCGACGCGGCGGAGCCCATGGACATGACCATGGGGGGCGAGGACTTTGCGGAATTCCTCTTCAAGCGCCCGGGCGCCATGATCCGCGTGGGGATCCGCGACGACGCGCACGAAGCATCGCTTCACCATCCGACCTTCGACTTCAACGACGAGGTGATTCCGCTCGCTTCGACCTACCTCGCGGGCATTGCGCTTGAACGCCTGAAGGCGCTCGCGGCTTGA